From a single Nitrospira sp. genomic region:
- a CDS encoding tyrosine-type recombinase/integrase produces the protein MKDLIPVKQGALSTAQFAKLADVPAELEWLANITNDKTRRAYKCDVMEFSDYLGLRKPEEFRTVTRAHVIAWRETLEARELSPPTIRRKLSALSSLYDYLCERNAVAGNPVDGVKRPMANGNEGSTPALSDDQARRLLEAPPEDTLKGVRDRAIVAALLYHGMRREELCGLRVKDVQSREGVKHLRVKGKRDKIRYVPLHPQAQRLIESYLLLAGHAEDLDGPLFRPVRNNSGGELDKHLNPNSIYRNIVKKYGLASGLNGEVTGLCVHSMRATAATNALSHEADIAKVQEWLGHANVSTTRLYDRRKTRPEDSPTFRVRY, from the coding sequence TTGAAAGATCTGATTCCGGTGAAACAAGGCGCTCTCAGCACCGCGCAGTTTGCAAAACTGGCGGATGTGCCAGCCGAGCTTGAGTGGCTGGCGAACATCACCAATGACAAAACGCGCCGGGCGTATAAATGTGACGTGATGGAGTTTTCAGATTATCTTGGGCTGAGAAAGCCGGAAGAATTTCGGACGGTCACGCGGGCGCATGTCATCGCGTGGCGTGAAACGCTCGAAGCCCGCGAACTGTCGCCGCCGACGATCAGGCGGAAGCTCTCGGCGCTATCGTCTCTCTATGACTATCTCTGCGAGCGTAACGCCGTGGCCGGGAACCCGGTCGATGGCGTGAAGCGTCCGATGGCGAACGGGAATGAGGGCAGCACCCCTGCCCTCTCCGACGATCAGGCACGGCGTCTGCTCGAAGCGCCGCCCGAGGACACGCTCAAGGGCGTGCGCGACCGGGCCATTGTGGCCGCGCTGCTCTATCACGGCATGCGCCGTGAAGAGCTATGCGGCTTGCGCGTTAAGGATGTTCAGAGCCGGGAAGGCGTGAAACATCTTCGGGTAAAGGGCAAGAGAGACAAGATCCGGTATGTGCCGCTGCATCCGCAGGCGCAGCGGCTGATTGAAAGCTACCTGCTGTTGGCCGGCCACGCCGAGGATCTCGATGGGCCGCTATTCAGACCTGTCAGAAATAACAGCGGCGGTGAATTGGACAAGCATCTCAATCCAAATTCAATTTATCGGAACATCGTTAAAAAATACGGGCTGGCATCGGGCCTGAATGGTGAAGTCACGGGCCTCTGTGTGCATTCGATGCGGGCAACTGCCGCGACGAATGCCCTCTCTCACGAGGCCGATATCGCCAAGGTCCAAGAATGGCTTGGGCATGCCAATGTGTCCACGACCCGCCTCTACGATCGCCGCAAGACGCGGCCAGAAGACTCCCCTACGTTCCGGGTGCGGTACTGA
- the dcm gene encoding DNA (cytosine-5-)-methyltransferase: MSWKGFKFIDLFAGIGGIRIPFDKLNGDCVFSSEIDEACQIAYAANFGEKPYGDITKIAPKAVPNHDILLGGFPCQAFSIIGRQKGFADTRGTLFFNIEEILRVKRPRAFLLENVKQLYTHDGGRTYKVIQKKLQDLGYKVHTGILNALDFGVPQKRERTYIVGFQDDVGFSFPTGGAPYDLVDILEDERDVSKRHHASDYIIRKRLAAVTGKPPMPSVWHENKSGNISALPYSCALRAFASYNYLLVNGRRRPTEREMLRLQGFPDSFKIVVNYAQARQQAGNSVTVPVIESIAKNMLVAMGHKKTRTQVSGSMRSSSYNDGRTAPLAAVGTRG; this comes from the coding sequence ATGAGCTGGAAAGGCTTTAAGTTTATAGACCTGTTCGCCGGCATAGGCGGCATTCGGATTCCATTCGATAAACTCAACGGCGATTGCGTCTTTTCATCTGAAATAGATGAGGCTTGCCAAATCGCCTATGCGGCGAATTTCGGGGAAAAGCCCTATGGCGACATTACAAAGATTGCCCCTAAAGCGGTGCCAAATCATGACATTCTGTTAGGCGGCTTTCCTTGCCAAGCATTTAGCATCATAGGCCGGCAAAAAGGCTTCGCCGATACGCGAGGGACACTCTTCTTCAACATAGAGGAAATTTTGCGGGTGAAGCGCCCGCGCGCATTCCTGCTCGAAAATGTGAAACAACTTTACACGCATGACGGAGGGCGTACCTATAAAGTCATTCAAAAGAAGTTGCAAGATTTGGGGTATAAGGTTCATACGGGGATACTGAATGCTCTAGACTTTGGGGTCCCTCAAAAGCGAGAAAGAACATATATCGTAGGTTTTCAGGATGATGTAGGTTTCTCTTTTCCCACTGGCGGGGCACCTTATGACTTAGTAGATATTTTGGAAGATGAAAGGGACGTATCGAAGCGCCATCACGCGTCGGACTACATTATCAGGAAACGACTCGCAGCTGTGACCGGAAAGCCGCCTATGCCTAGTGTCTGGCATGAAAATAAGAGTGGTAACATTTCCGCGTTGCCTTATTCATGCGCGCTCCGCGCCTTCGCGTCCTACAACTATCTTCTTGTCAACGGCCGGCGACGGCCTACTGAAAGGGAAATGCTACGGCTGCAAGGCTTCCCTGATAGCTTCAAAATCGTGGTTAATTATGCCCAAGCGCGGCAACAGGCCGGGAATTCGGTAACGGTGCCAGTCATAGAATCGATTGCTAAAAACATGTTGGTCGCGATGGGACATAAGAAGACGCGCACGCAGGTGTCAGGTTCTATGCGGAGTAGCAGCTATAATGATGGGAGAACGGCACCGCTCGCTGCGGTCGGCACAAGGGGCTAA
- the vsr gene encoding DNA mismatch endonuclease Vsr, whose product MQSRSKHHESEAERSAIMARVKSKDTGPEKAVRRQVFSLGYRYRLHVAELPGKPDMVFHGRHKVIFIHGCFWHGHHCRAGKNRPASNVAYWSAKLERNAERDVKNLAALKAQGWKSLIVWECETQNKVKLEKRVLRFLSK is encoded by the coding sequence ATGCAGTCGAGATCAAAACATCATGAAAGCGAAGCTGAGCGTAGTGCCATAATGGCACGTGTGAAAAGTAAGGACACGGGGCCGGAAAAGGCGGTGCGCCGGCAGGTGTTCTCTTTGGGCTATCGCTACCGGCTCCATGTTGCGGAGCTGCCCGGCAAGCCGGACATGGTTTTTCACGGCCGGCACAAGGTGATTTTTATTCACGGCTGTTTCTGGCATGGACACCACTGCCGCGCCGGCAAGAATCGGCCTGCGTCCAATGTAGCCTATTGGTCGGCGAAGCTAGAAAGGAATGCGGAGCGCGACGTAAAGAATCTGGCGGCACTCAAGGCTCAGGGCTGGAAATCATTGATTGTCTGGGAGTGCGAAACGCAAAACAAAGTGAAACTGGAAAAGCGTGTGCTGAGGTTTCTTTCTAAATAG
- a CDS encoding AAA family ATPase, producing MHTIAIISQKGGTGKTTLALNLAVASELAGKPALVVDLDPQASAKAWHDHRTEKTPIVISAQASRLHEVLKTAEENGAALVILDTAPHSESSALAAARVADLILIPCRPGVLDIRAIATSADLVQLAKKQAVAVLNAIPPQGHLPDEAGEAIKSFGLAVSPIRITNRAAFVHSLTASTGVSEYEPDGKAADEIKQLYKWTLSQMNVLTRQQNKKEALAS from the coding sequence ATGCACACAATAGCCATAATTTCCCAAAAGGGCGGGACAGGTAAAACAACACTGGCCCTTAATCTTGCCGTTGCATCCGAACTCGCCGGAAAGCCTGCACTGGTCGTGGACCTAGACCCGCAGGCCTCGGCCAAAGCATGGCACGACCACAGAACGGAGAAAACCCCCATTGTGATCTCCGCTCAGGCTTCACGACTTCATGAGGTCCTCAAGACCGCAGAAGAGAACGGAGCCGCTCTTGTGATCCTCGATACGGCCCCGCATTCCGAGAGCAGTGCGCTTGCCGCCGCCCGTGTTGCGGACCTTATCTTGATCCCGTGCAGACCCGGCGTCCTCGATATTCGGGCCATAGCCACATCCGCCGACTTGGTTCAGCTGGCCAAGAAACAGGCGGTCGCCGTTCTAAACGCCATCCCGCCGCAAGGCCATCTGCCGGACGAAGCAGGGGAGGCGATCAAGTCTTTCGGCCTTGCCGTGTCTCCGATCCGTATCACCAACCGCGCGGCCTTTGTGCACTCGCTCACGGCCTCCACAGGGGTTTCAGAATACGAGCCGGACGGCAAAGCCGCTGACGAAATCAAACAGCTTTACAAGTGGACACTCTCACAAATGAACGTGTTAACACGTCAGCAGAATAAGAAGGAGGCTCTCGCATCATGA
- the mobQ gene encoding MobQ family relaxase, which translates to MAIYHFSVKPISRSNGRSATAAAAYRAGEKIYDERTGETFDYTRKTGILVSEIVTPEDVQIPEWASHRERLWNEAERAETRINSRVAREAEIALPHELSPDAREELARSLAQLIADRYKVPVDYSIHEPARNGDDRNHHAHILFATREIDGDGFGKKTRVLDAHETGPDEIDKLRFDWAELVNRSFERAGLPERVDPRTLEAQGIDRDPTQHLGPDATAMERRGEETALGDFNRAAAQTTTPQQERASQPKPSGDLSRKERRELVANLYSQSDGPDAFREALAENGFILTTGDRRPFILVDSAGATHNLARLIPDATNDSLREYFQPIIEELSPAIDVQHDIISAKQDRLTGAFRKAAEPEPPQAPPITETFNKEAEPPSPATPEPSPAVPDAADKFFTELQESVLARQLAEAETLRQKQEAFARTQEELWQKKMQEQQEKLDRKHEAKRQREEEAAKPTGLKSFVEKVRDRMDPDRIETRRQEAARIDAARQEREASERLALQSKLAEILDKKREELRQKEQTDREQLAVRQKEEIDRMIREEEARKRIIEEYRREQERRARDITREDKERDRGRDR; encoded by the coding sequence GTGGCGATATACCATTTCTCGGTAAAGCCAATAAGCCGAAGCAACGGGCGAAGCGCCACCGCTGCCGCCGCGTATCGGGCCGGGGAGAAAATCTACGATGAGCGCACCGGGGAAACCTTCGACTACACCCGCAAAACCGGGATTCTCGTTTCCGAGATCGTCACCCCAGAAGATGTCCAAATCCCCGAATGGGCTTCCCACCGCGAGCGCCTCTGGAATGAAGCGGAGCGGGCAGAGACCCGCATCAATTCCAGAGTGGCGCGTGAGGCGGAAATCGCTTTGCCCCATGAACTCTCCCCGGATGCCCGCGAGGAACTCGCCCGTTCGCTCGCCCAGCTCATCGCCGACCGCTACAAAGTGCCGGTAGATTATTCCATTCACGAACCGGCCCGCAACGGGGATGACCGCAACCATCACGCCCATATCCTTTTTGCCACCCGCGAAATCGACGGGGACGGATTTGGCAAAAAGACCCGCGTCCTCGACGCCCACGAAACCGGCCCCGATGAAATCGACAAGCTCCGCTTTGACTGGGCCGAACTCGTCAACCGTTCCTTTGAACGCGCAGGCTTGCCCGAGCGCGTAGATCCCCGCACCCTCGAAGCCCAAGGCATCGACCGCGACCCCACCCAGCACCTCGGCCCCGACGCGACCGCCATGGAGCGAAGGGGAGAGGAAACCGCCCTTGGCGACTTCAACCGCGCCGCAGCACAGACCACCACGCCCCAGCAGGAACGCGCCAGCCAGCCCAAACCATCCGGGGACCTTTCCCGCAAAGAACGCCGGGAGCTTGTCGCAAATCTCTATTCCCAATCGGACGGCCCCGACGCCTTCCGCGAGGCACTCGCGGAGAACGGATTCATTCTCACGACCGGGGACCGGCGGCCTTTCATCCTTGTCGATAGCGCGGGAGCCACCCACAACCTCGCCCGGCTCATTCCTGATGCCACGAATGACAGCTTGCGCGAATACTTCCAGCCCATCATCGAAGAACTGTCGCCCGCGATCGACGTACAGCACGACATCATTTCCGCCAAACAGGACAGGCTCACCGGAGCCTTCAGGAAAGCAGCCGAACCTGAACCGCCCCAAGCGCCGCCCATCACAGAGACTTTCAACAAAGAGGCGGAGCCGCCGTCACCGGCAACTCCTGAACCGTCCCCGGCAGTCCCGGACGCGGCGGACAAATTCTTCACGGAACTTCAAGAGAGCGTCCTTGCCCGACAACTTGCCGAAGCCGAAACCCTCCGTCAGAAACAGGAGGCTTTCGCCCGCACCCAAGAGGAACTCTGGCAAAAGAAAATGCAGGAACAGCAAGAGAAGCTCGATCGCAAACACGAAGCCAAAAGACAACGAGAGGAAGAAGCGGCCAAGCCTACCGGCCTCAAATCCTTTGTGGAAAAGGTCCGCGACCGGATGGACCCGGACCGCATCGAAACGCGCCGCCAGGAGGCCGCACGTATCGACGCAGCGAGACAGGAGCGCGAAGCGTCTGAACGCCTCGCGCTGCAAAGCAAGCTGGCGGAGATCCTCGACAAGAAGCGCGAGGAACTCCGCCAGAAAGAACAAACGGACCGCGAGCAACTCGCCGTCCGTCAGAAAGAAGAAATCGACCGGATGATACGGGAGGAGGAAGCCCGGAAACGTATTATTGAGGAATACCGGCGCGAGCAGGAGCGCCGCGCCCGCGACATCACCCGCGAGGACAAAGAGAGGGACAGGGGAAGGGACCGATGA